DNA sequence from the Anguilla anguilla isolate fAngAng1 chromosome 4, fAngAng1.pri, whole genome shotgun sequence genome:
CAACAACACCTTCAGTTACATCCACTAGAACTCCATCTACACCTGCTGTCACAGCCACTCATACTTTATCAACATCAGAAGTCATATCCACTAGTAGTCTAATAACACCTGCAGTTAAATCAACTAGTGCTACATcaacacctacacctgcagCCACATCCACTCAGACTCAATTGACACCTGAAGTCGCATCCAATAGTACTTTATCAACATCTGCAGTCACATCCACTAGTAACCTTTCAACATCTGCAGTCACATCTAGTAGTGCTCCATCTATACCTACTGTCACATCCACCACTAGTCTGTCAACACCTGCAGTCACATCAATTAGTACTCCAGTAACAACTGCACTCACAACCACTATTACTTTATTGACACCTACAATCACATCTACTTCGACTCTGTCATCACCTGCAGTCAAATCCACCAGTAATTTTCCAGTCAAAGTAACTACCAATAAAATTACAACTCCACCATCTCCAGCAGAACATTCCACAGTCACCAGTACTGAATTTAGCCCCAAAGATACGACAGACCATCTCTCTTCGGCCACAACACAATCCTATGGGGACATCTCCAAGCTTACTGTGTCCAGCGAAACCACGGCAGACAGGGGACCCACATCTTCTACACCCAAGGGTCTGTTGCTGTTCAAATTTATACTGGTGAAATCTATAATGTCATAAAGCTAAAATTATTATGCACAACACAGCAGTGAATTATGGGGTATGTTTTATCAgtcagcaaggtactttaccccAAATGCACCAACTGGACAGATGGCTAATAGAATgaccatgtaaaaaaaacaggttttgtATGTAACTATGTGAATAAGGTCCAAATGAGCCAAGGAATACAATAACCTTATAAATTCTTCCTTTTTTGCAGATCTTCAGACAGTGATTGGTCAGATGAAGGTGTCCATTATGGCTCCTGCTCATGTAAAGAATGTAGCTGTGGTGGAAGCTTTCCACAATGTAAGACTGATTTTATAGCATTATGTGGGGCCACTAAAACTACTGTCATAGTCACATAGCTTCAGTACAGCTGTGTCTAACAAGGCGATAGCTGCTAGGCCAAAGGGTTTGACAACTATTAAACTTGTTTGCCAAAGTGCTGTGAAAGATCATAAAAAAACTGGATTTATGATTTCTGTTGTTAATTCACCCATTTATTCCCTGGTTTACTCATGCATTCCATATGTCCATTTTATCTCCACAGCTCGCCCATGTTCTTCAggattatttaagaaaaaaatacagtgatGTCAGCTCCCTAAGAATTATCAGAATCACCAAGAAATGAGAAGCCATATTTACAAGTTTTGTGTTAATCTCTAATGCTGCACCAAGAGTTTCATacttttttacctttatttgaATAGGAAGTCACAATGAGATTGAAACTCTTTTACAAGTGAGACCTAGCCAAGGCAAGGTAAAGCAGAATTgtacaacaacaagaacaagtGTAGGCTTCACATAGTCAAACAACAATATATGAAACCTGCTTACATCATGCAGTCAAGAATCGGGAAATTTACAACTTGAAACAGGTGCATGGAACAGAAAGTATGTCCATTATTTTCCATTCGCAATCTGGTAGTGAAATGAGGAACTCAAATTTCAGTTTAGCCTCATTCCAGGGCCAGGAACCATGGTAGCACAAGCTCATCATTTCAGTCGTAGTTTGGACACTTGGAACTTTAAAGTAAAACCATTTATTAGATCTTAAATTGCAGCTGCCTTGCAacaataaaaaggcaaaaaaaaaacggcaaagGATGACCAACCAACAAGACTGTGCAAGATACAATGACGGGTCCTGTAACCCAAATTAGAGACATATCTCCATGCTGCATGATACAAGAGATCAAAGTGTGACAGGGTAGGGAGACAAATCTATAAATAAAGTATCTATAAAGTATCTCCATAGTCATGTTGCATAAACCAGCAGGAATAAACCAGCCATTTTAATGACttaaaaaacatgacaaaaacattAACCTGTAGAGAAATCCCAGGGTGGAGAACACTTGTAATTAAAAATTGTTATTCAGAAAATTGGTCGCAAATAACACAGAAAACTTAAGGATCCCATTACGTCATGACAAAAGTCATGTCAATGAATGGTAAAAGCACACCAGAAGAACTTGTGAAGTGAAAGATTTGTATTGTGTTCATGAAGACAGAAATAATGAGCTTCTACAACCTTCAAGAAAGATAAATGAAATTAACTAATTTATTTCATGGTCCAAAAATGTATTACGTTGTGAAGGTTGGATCCTTGGTACTTGGTTGCCAGTCATTATGAGTAGTAACCTTAAACAGCCAAGATTGTGGATACTAGTATTGGTAAGGTATTGCATGACTTTTAAATTGTTGGTATGTTCCAAAAAGGCAGCTTCAGAAAGGTTTTCACAAATCTTTTCATAAAGGTCCTTCacgttatattattatttattcaaagtatttattgtttttaaatcaacTTTGAACATCATGGTAATGCTACAATTTTATCAAACAGTTTTTCTTGTCGGAAATTTTGTTTtccagagaaaaaataaaggaaatattttgaatgtaacagtgtgtatctgtgtggttttttgttttttaataaaatatattttaaaagaatgttgGTCAcctttttctgtattttgttgtAATATAACACGctaaatattaacatttaacTAAAATGTAGTCTCTCCACCGCGAGGTGGCAGTACAGTATAGTTGTTCGGTCATTTGTTCATTCACAGTGTtgcataaatacaaacataGTATAATACGTGTTCGTGATTTAAATACAGTTTAGTCTACACTTAATGTTCATCTAATATTTCGCAAAGATTGCTGGTAGTACCATCGACTCTGATAGCTATCACATAGGCCTACCTTGCCAAATAGCCTCATCGTCACCATTACCTCCGAACAGCAACGTTATAGCctaaataaatgcacttttagCGTTTTAGACGTAGCCTATTTGTGATGTTTCCACAAGCTAATAGCTTGCTAAAAGCTTTTTTGCACACGACACCTACACTTGGATCAATGAAGTGTATTACGGTTTATGAGTAGCATGTCTATACTCTGAGGAAAAAATGAGCAGTTTGATCAGTTCATTATTTAATAcgttataaatattatttggcCATTCCATGTTTAAGCCAGTTGGTTCCCTGTACTTTGCCGTTTTTAGACCATCACGTGGCCGAATCGCTGATCCCATCGTTTCGATCCGTATTGCAGGTAAATTGCATCATATGTTGTCAAGTGAAACCGGAGTTGATCTAAGCAGTGGATAGCCTACTACGCCAAACTGCTCATTACAATTGTGTATAACTTGTCCGGATCATAGGCAAATCTGTCTCGCAACAACTAATTTGAAGTTCTGAACTGAAAGTGAATAACATTAACCTGCCGGTAAGGCTACATCATCAGGAACGAACGAAAATCATTAGAAAGTCTAGATGCATTTATAAAAGCCGGTAGAGCTAATCTACACATTGTACGTCCGTAGTATATGACTATGTCGTCTGTGGTGTTGTTATTGAGCTACTTAAgtactttgtttgtttgtttgtttgtttgtttgacacTCTAGACTTTTGTTTGCAAGCCACGGTCCCGAGATGTTTGCAGTGTGTTAATAATGCTTGCTAATCAGTATGTGGTGAGTTATGAAGTTCTTGGATAGTTCTAAAGTCAGGCTCGTTGGATTTACGTGAAAGCATCATATCTGTTTAGACCTAGGCTATATACAATTAATATAGGTTTCAGTTTATCCTGGAGGGGGCGGCGCTTGTCATGTAAGAAATATCGGTTGGCGACAAATTGACTATTGAATAATGGAATTCCACTACAAAGGTTAAAAAGAGAGGTTTTTAAAACAACTGTGTCGGgagcttttattatttatattcactCTGTCATATCTTTGCTTGTTACCGAAGAATCAGCGGTGGCAAATGTCTGAAGACCAGGAAGCACAGGAGGACGAACTCCTGGCTCTGGCCAGCATTTACGACCAGGAAGAGTTTCAAAGGCATGACAGTGCGCGGGGAGGCCAGGTCCGGATCTGTCCAGACTTGCCCCCGGATTTCAAAGTCAGTGTCAAAGCAGGTCGGTGTGGGACTTAAAATTTGTATTACAATTTGTTAAATTGCGAAGGGGCCTAAATCCTGAAACAAAtgaagtgttttcatttttatccgGCAGATCTTTCTCACAAAATGCCTTATATTTCAGATTAGTGTTGCTTGTTTGGCAGCTCATTTCACTTGTCATGCATGGCTATCTGTtgtcaggaggcaggtgtgcaGACTATGGGGTGTCATTCCTACCTCCGCTGGTGCTGAACTTTGAACTCCCTGCGGACTACCCTTCGACATCTTCACCTCTGTTTACACTAAACTGCAAATGGCTTTCAGAAGTCCAGGTGAGTCTGGGACACCAGGGATTAGGATCTCCCAGTGTTTACGGCCAGCTTGACACATGCTTAACTCAGTGGAAActagataagaaaaaaaaaccttgaataaaaaacaaatgcaatgaaataaatcattcatgAAGTGTACTCCTCTGACACAatttttatgtgtgtctgtttgtgtgcatgtgagtgtgtatgcgcacgcgaatgtgtgtgtgtatgtgcatgtatgcgcacatctgtgtatgtgcacctgtgtgtatatgcgtgtatgcgcatgtgtatgtgtgtatatgcacatgtgtgtttgtgtgtatgcgcacgcgcacctgtgtgtgtatgtgcatgtatacaaatgtgtgtgtttgtacgtgtgcatgtgtgtgtatgcgcacgtgtgtgtgtgtgcgtgcacacgtgtgtttgtatgtgtgtgtgtattcaggtTCAGGTTCTGGTTACTTTATTTGTACCCGTAGGTAGATTTGGTTTGCAGTAGAGTCATCCACgtgtatgcacacgtgtgtttgtatgtgtgtgtgtatccgtccTCCAGATAGCAGCTGTGTGCAGGCACCTGGATAAGCTCTGGCAGGAGAGCCTTGGGAGCGTGGTCCTCTTCTCCTGGATCCAGTTCCTCAGGGAAGATGTCCTCAGCTTCCTCCAAATCTCCTCCTCCCTAGAACTCCCGTCTCAGTGGGACGGTGACAACGCACAGGCCCACAAGGAAGGGGCGGGTCACGGCGCGTGGGCGGGGCTGCATGGCCCAGGGCCTGCCACGCGGGCCGACTCTAATGCGGaactcctgctccagctcctggaCTTCGACAGAGCCCAGCGTCACAAGGAGTTCGACAACCAGCTGTTCGACTGCGGAATCTGCTTCTCGAAGAAGCTGGGCGCGAACTGCTTCAGCTTCAGGGAGTGCAAGCATGTGTACTGCACCGAATGCACACGCGGGTACTTCCAGGTCCTGATCCGGGACGGGGCCGTTGACGGCCTCAAATGCCCCCAGTCCGATTGCGGCTGCGAAGCCACGCCCATGCAGGTATGGTGAGCCCTCCCTGCTGCACGAAGACATGGGAACATGTGTTAACATCCCAGGGAATGATCTAGAAAAGATTAAAGAGGGAGGGACAGTTAGGCTGGAACCATACTTGATTCAAGTTACTCGAATGCATGCGCAAGATCACTGTCACGCGTATCCTGCGGACGTGAAGAGCATTCGTTGTAAACGTCCTCAAAAATTAACGTTTCGTGTCCGCAAGGTACAATACCACTGTAAACCATGGGGGGCAGTATACATTTTATGCCGAGTGGTGTGATACTGTATGTGCTAGGAAGAATGGTGGAATCATTTGTAGAGAAGCCCTGATCTGCCTGCTAGTGGATACACCTTTTAAACCTCCAGTCTGACAAAGTAAGCAGACATGTTTACAGTGTCACTCAGGATGCAACCActtcatgcacacaaacaaatgttgCGCAGTAACATTCAAGTATGTGTTCAGCTTTGGAGAACTGAGTTTGCAACCTTAAGGTTGTATGTTGGGTTCCTAGGTGGGGCACTACCATTGTACGCTTGAGCTTAACATGGAACATGgctttagtaaatatccagctgtatgaatggattaCCTATAAAGGAATGTGAGTTGCTCTGGGTGAGAGCATCATGCTAAATGCCTCAATGTAAAGTGttgccaaatgttttttatggtatatactgtatatcttgTATATATACCTGACTCCATCTGAATAGAGAGCAGGACACagcaaaaatgtaatgtctCATATTATAATATGGTTGATGTTAAACTAATTATTAATTAAGTGCATGTTTTATTTGGCTTTGGGAAGTAGTAATGCATTGAGACTGGGATCCTAAGCCGTGCGTCTGGCAGGTCAAGCAGCTGGTTGGCGAGGAGCTGTTTGGGCGCTATGACCGCCTCCTGCTGCAGTCCAGCCTGGACGGCATGGCGGACGTGACGTACTGCCCGCGCCACACGTGCGCCACTGCCGTCCTGGTGGAGCAGGACAGCCCCAGCGCCATCTGCACCTCCTGCCGCTACGCCTTCTGCACCCTGTGCAGACAGGGCTACCACGGGCTGTCCCGCTGCGCGGAGAAAGGGGCGagaggggaggcggagcctggcACTGGCGAACCCTACGCTCCTGTTCCTAAAAAGGAAGGTCAGGAGGGTTTGCGTCTTTCCAACCATTTGAAAAATCAGTAGCCCATTCAATTCTGCTTTATTGTCCAAGGGATTCATGTATTTTGAAGCTGAATACCATCAGAAatgcagaggtgggtaacccggcttcaaagagtaaaaagaccatgtatttgctccaccaccatgcactaaaccagctgactctaattagcatagctcttcagcatgataggagaactaattattatgatcagctggtttagtgcatggtggtggagcaaatacatggtcagtctttttactctttgaagccgggttacccacctctgcagAAATGTTACCATACTCTGTTTTAATAATGGGAAGTTGTTTTATAATTCACCGTTCATGTTtctaacataaatatacataatgtTACATGCAGTAATCTGACTACATAtggttttgtatttaaaaagatTTGTGCTTTTAACATTGCCTTGAAAGTCTGGCCATCTCTTAAATTACGTGAGCGAGTAGCTTCCATTTTGCAGCCATAAGCTGTCAATTTCCCTTTCAGAATCGCAGCTTTATTTTGGATCTGATCATTCAAACTGGTACATTTCAATGAACGTTAGTCCCGATGTTGGGGCCTAATTTGTGAATTCAGTCTCGCTGAATGATAAGGTATTACAGCCCCTTTCTGGGTGTAGTAGTTGAGTCCATCAAGCAGAAACTCAAATTAAGGAGAAGTTTGCACGAAAGCCTGAAGTGGATCGGCCCTGGTGGTGGATCGGCTCTGCCATAGAGCATCACTGTGCTTTGCCTGTCTGCTGCCGGTTCCACTTTCCCGCCTATGTGTTGCAGATGGACTTCGAGGGCTCTGGGATGACTACGACACTGGGAGTAAGACCCGGAGGAAGTTCTTGGAGAAGCGCTACGGGAGAAGTGTGCTCCAGAACAGGGTGGAATATGTCCTCACCGAGAGCTGGTTGGATACCAACACCAAGAAATGTCCACACTGCCAGGCCACCATACAGGTGAGATGCTCTCCTGGCCAGTGGCTCCAAAGGTGGTGATATTAAGAGCCTGGCGGCTGTTCATTTTGTGACACATAACCACCCGTTTTCTAGCCTGAGGGACTGGAGCATGGAGAAAATGAACATTCCATGCAGGGGGAGAGATATTCATAATTGGCTTCTCCGGAGgaagaattttttattttgtttttggatgcatttttttccctccgagTAGACATAGTGAAGATGTGGATCAAACcgtttttgtgtatttattcatttcattctgGCATGGTTGGGCAGGTCATCCAATCAAAGAATATCCATGCAAACAagaggttgtttttttgtctttctcttaCTGTCTTCAAAGTGTTTTAGTATCAAGTAGTATCTGCTCAGATCAAGATTTATATGGTTATGAAAAATACCTATGTTTATTTGACATGTTGAGTATGTGATGGTACGTTCACTTGGtgttagatttaatttaatttaattttcttcttttttcaaacattaTATACACCATTAGTCCTATATTATGACATGGTTCATGCAGTACCCTTTGAAGTTTGTGTGGGAGGTGTGCATCTCACACACCTATAAGAGCCTTAGGGCACAAGTCTTAAATTGACCTGTTTGAACAGCAAGCAGGGTTCTGATGAAGACCTGTGTGGTCAAAACCTCAACCCCTTGCATAGTAAATTAAGTgtcagtatttgttttttggagcATTAAGCGAGTGTGCAAgtcttctttgtgtttgtgacaTGTTCCTTGTGACCCAGCACCTTGCCTGAGCCTTTTTTTCTTGGTGCGTGCACGTTTGCTCCGATAGTGGATAGTCTTCTGTCTGAGTGAGTGTCTCTCTCTAGACTGGATCTGTGATGGGTGTTAATGAACTGGCCACATGGAACTGTCTTGTCCCTCTTAAAGCTGACTCGCATGCCGTTTCTTGCCTTACAGAAGGATGGAGGCTGTAACAGAGTGCTGTGCTCCAAGTGTCACCACTACTTCTGCTGGGTTTGCCTCCGACAGGACAAGATTTCCGAGCACTTCTCTGACCCTGCCTCACCCTGCTCCCAAAGCTACTATCACCAGTGAGCCCCATCCAATCCTGCTGAGGTCAGCAGCTTCACTGTGCTTTGATCAGTCTACCCAGCTCTGTATCTACCGGCGAGCTTCACAGCGCACTTCTGCTAAAACCAGGGAGTTGACATGTTGTATTCAAGAGACTAAGCAGTGTACTCCTGCAGTTCGGATGGTCACTGATGGTGCTCAGATGTGTCGTTCTTAAGCCCTAACCGTCTTTAGGTACACTGCTCCCAGTGAGGGCAGAGTTTCACACGCCcatcattcattacattacattacaggcacttagcagacactcttatccagagcgacttacacaacttttacatagcattttacattgcatccatttatacagctggatatatactgaagcaatttcggttaagtaccttgctcaagggtacaacggcagtgtcctacccgggaatcgaacccgcaacctttcggttacaagcccagttccttacccactgtgctacactccgttccTGACTGCACACCAGAAAATCGCCCAGGATAGCGATGAATCCTGTGCTCCCCGTGTGCCAAAACTCTGCTCCCAGTGGGGGTAAACTGTCACTACGTTACATAAATGTTCTAATGTTCTGACATTACTCCAGGAAGCTCTGTACAAGTATATCAGTGTTTTGGAAAGCCCCAATATTCACTGCTAGGAGGCATATTTCTTtatgaaatgataaattaaaagcATGTGTACTCAATAAGAAGCAGTATATTTCAGTGTGTATTTCAAAGGCAGGTATATGGATAAACTGgagctaaaataaaattttaatgttgAGTAATAAGAAGCAGCCTTGTTTTGGTCTGCAGAGTATACataatctgatgaaaaacacgttttgaacgtacaaaaatgccaagttactcacacatacaaagcactgtctataagtcattctttcaaatctaggcctgctattaaatgtattgatgtcacatttgtgccaagttacatgcAACAATGTTGTCTAATTTAGCTCAGGCAAagtaaacaagctgtattccacagcaatgctacccagtgtttccaaaattatttcaagtagcttggccctgtgtgtacaagcaaACAGTGCATTAACGAGGCAAACGTGTGGATAGGTTCCCTCCCAGGAACTAGAGTCTGAAGTCGGAATCAGTCATTGCATGACTCACGTTCTTGTTCACTAGGAACTGGAGTCAGTGAACGAAAAGTCAGAATTTGGAGTCAGGAATGAAGGATCCAGTGAATGAATCCGGGAACAAATCCTTTTATGAG
Encoded proteins:
- the LOC118226423 gene encoding E3 ubiquitin-protein ligase RNF14-like isoform X1, whose amino-acid sequence is MSEDQEAQEDELLALASIYDQEEFQRHDSARGGQVRICPDLPPDFKVSVKAGGRCADYGVSFLPPLVLNFELPADYPSTSSPLFTLNCKWLSEVQIAAVCRHLDKLWQESLGSVVLFSWIQFLREDVLSFLQISSSLELPSQWDGDNAQAHKEGAGHGAWAGLHGPGPATRADSNAELLLQLLDFDRAQRHKEFDNQLFDCGICFSKKLGANCFSFRECKHVYCTECTRGYFQVLIRDGAVDGLKCPQSDCGCEATPMQVKQLVGEELFGRYDRLLLQSSLDGMADVTYCPRHTCATAVLVEQDSPSAICTSCRYAFCTLCRQGYHGLSRCAEKGARGEAEPGTGEPYAPVPKKEDGLRGLWDDYDTGSKTRRKFLEKRYGRSVLQNRVEYVLTESWLDTNTKKCPHCQATIQKDGGCNRVLCSKCHHYFCWVCLRQDKISEHFSDPASPCSQSYYHQ
- the LOC118226423 gene encoding E3 ubiquitin-protein ligase RNF14-like isoform X2 yields the protein MSEDQEAQEDELLALASIYDQEEFQRHDSARGGQVRICPDLPPDFKVSVKAGGRCADYGVSFLPPLVLNFELPADYPSTSSPLFTLNCKWLSEVQIAAVCRHLDKLWQESLGSVVLFSWIQFLREDVLSFLQISSSLELPSQWDGDNAQAHKEGAGHGAWAGLHGPGPATRADSNAELLLQLLDFDRAQRHKEFDNQLFDCGICFSKKLGANCFSFRECKHVYCTECTRGYFQVLIRDGAVDGLKCPQSDCGCEATPMQVKQLVGEELFGRYDRLLLQSSLDGMADVTYCPRHTCATAVLVEQDSPSAICTSCRYAFCTLCRQGYHGLSRCAEKGARGEAEPGTGEPYAPVPKKEDGLRGLWDDYDTGSKTRRKFLEKRYGRSVLQNRVEYVLTESWLDTNTKKCPHCQATIQDKISEHFSDPASPCSQSYYHQ